In Streptomyces sp. NBC_00306, a single genomic region encodes these proteins:
- a CDS encoding DUF5941 domain-containing protein, whose translation MSTAILTGPPVPGSSLEGDLRSLGFDVRVAPGAAESEALLAAVPAAERVAVVDARFVGHVHSLRLALTDPRFPASAVPGALTAQPEARAALAKAFAATTAPAPAAETAAGVSDLPGDADASAAAPQSAAATPDAQTTPDTEASADTEASAAGLGTALRAPDLPGLLAVTLDSAGTPVHRPELGSLVATVPADPQTRNEARQAVAAVDDEEVRLRSAVKARDGFFTTFFISPYSRYIARWCARRGLTPNQVTTASLITALIAAGAAASGTRGGYIAAGLLLLFSFVLDCTDGQLARYSLQYSTMGAWLDATFDRAKEYAYYAGLALGAARGGDDVWALALGAMVLQTCRHVVDFSFNEANHDAESNTSPTAALSDKLDSVGWTVWVRRMIVLPIGERWAMIAVLTAVTTPRIVFYALLVGCAFAACYTTAGRLLRSLTRKARRTDRAAQALADLADSGPLAEAVARAGRRFVAGLPAMAPPAIAFVGGAGLVAAAVFSDYGSLWPVVAAVTYVITSGLAVARPLKGALDWLVPPVFRAAEYGAILALAVAADVNGALPAAYGLVAAVAYHHYDTVYRIRGGTGAPPHWLVRATGGHEGRILLVVLLAALVTDTDFTIALAALAVAVALVVLVESIRFWVSSAAPAVHDEGEPA comes from the coding sequence CTGTCGACCGCCATCCTCACCGGTCCGCCCGTACCCGGATCGTCGCTCGAGGGCGATCTGCGGTCACTGGGCTTCGACGTACGCGTCGCTCCGGGTGCCGCCGAGAGCGAGGCGCTCCTCGCCGCCGTCCCGGCCGCGGAGCGCGTCGCGGTGGTGGACGCGCGCTTCGTGGGCCACGTCCACTCCCTGCGGCTGGCCCTGACGGACCCCCGCTTCCCGGCCTCCGCGGTCCCCGGCGCACTCACGGCGCAGCCCGAGGCGCGTGCGGCCCTGGCGAAGGCCTTCGCGGCCACCACGGCTCCCGCCCCCGCGGCGGAGACGGCCGCCGGAGTCTCGGACCTGCCCGGCGACGCCGACGCTTCCGCTGCGGCACCGCAGAGCGCTGCGGCGACCCCGGACGCGCAGACGACCCCGGACACGGAGGCGAGTGCGGACACGGAGGCGAGCGCGGCCGGCCTCGGAACCGCCCTGCGCGCGCCCGACCTGCCCGGCCTGCTCGCCGTCACCCTGGACTCCGCCGGCACCCCCGTCCACCGGCCCGAGCTCGGTTCGCTCGTCGCGACCGTGCCCGCCGATCCGCAGACCCGCAACGAGGCCCGTCAGGCCGTCGCGGCCGTCGACGACGAAGAGGTACGGCTGCGGTCGGCCGTGAAGGCCCGGGACGGCTTCTTCACCACCTTCTTCATCAGCCCGTACTCGCGCTACATCGCCCGCTGGTGCGCGCGCCGGGGGCTGACCCCCAACCAGGTCACCACCGCATCCCTGATCACCGCCCTGATCGCGGCCGGGGCCGCGGCCAGCGGCACCCGCGGCGGGTACATCGCGGCCGGCCTGCTGCTGCTCTTCTCCTTCGTCCTGGACTGCACGGACGGGCAGCTCGCCCGGTACTCGCTCCAGTACTCGACGATGGGCGCCTGGCTCGACGCCACCTTCGACCGCGCCAAGGAGTACGCCTACTACGCGGGCCTGGCACTGGGCGCGGCCCGCGGCGGTGACGACGTCTGGGCGCTGGCCCTGGGCGCGATGGTGCTGCAGACGTGCCGCCATGTCGTGGACTTCTCGTTCAACGAGGCGAACCACGACGCCGAGTCCAACACCAGCCCGACCGCCGCACTCTCCGACAAGCTCGACAGCGTCGGCTGGACGGTGTGGGTGCGCCGCATGATCGTGCTGCCGATCGGTGAGCGGTGGGCCATGATCGCGGTCCTGACCGCCGTCACCACACCCCGGATCGTCTTCTACGCCCTCCTCGTCGGCTGCGCCTTCGCCGCCTGCTACACCACGGCCGGCCGGCTGCTGCGCTCCCTCACCCGCAAGGCGCGCAGGACCGACCGTGCCGCGCAGGCCCTGGCGGACCTCGCCGACTCGGGGCCGCTCGCGGAGGCGGTCGCGCGCGCGGGCCGCAGGTTCGTCGCCGGGCTCCCCGCGATGGCGCCGCCCGCCATCGCGTTCGTGGGCGGTGCGGGCCTGGTGGCCGCCGCCGTGTTCAGCGACTACGGCTCCCTCTGGCCGGTCGTCGCGGCCGTGACGTATGTCATCACCTCCGGCCTCGCCGTCGCCCGCCCCCTCAAGGGCGCGCTCGACTGGCTCGTCCCACCCGTGTTCAGGGCCGCCGAATACGGGGCGATCCTGGCGCTCGCGGTGGCCGCGGACGTGAACGGAGCACTGCCCGCGGCCTACGGCCTGGTGGCCGCGGTCGCCTACCATCACTACGACACGGTGTACCGCATCCGCGGCGGCACGGGCGCTCCGCCGCACTGGCTGGTACGGGCGACCGGAGGACACGAGGGGCGGATCCTGCTCGTCGTGCTGCTGGCCGCCCTGGTCACCGACACCGACTTCACCATCGCGCTGGCGGCCCTCGCTGTCGCCGTCGCACTCGTGGTGCTCGTGGAGAGCATCCGCTTCTGGGTGTCCTCCGCAGCACCCGCAGTTCATGACGAAGGAGAACCCGCATGA
- a CDS encoding phosphocholine cytidylyltransferase family protein, with amino-acid sequence MIGLVLAAGAGRRLRPYTDTLPKALVPVGPEQDGEATTVLDIALKNFAEIGLTEVAVVVGYRKEAVYERQAALEAKYGLKLTLVDNDKAEEWNNAYSLWCARDVLKKGVILANGDTVHPVSVEHSLLAARGDGRKIILALDTVKQLADEEMKVITDGDQGVQRITKLMDPAAATGEYIGVTLIEPEAGEELADALKSTFERDPDLYYEDGYQELVNRGFRIDVAPIGDVPWVEIDNHDDLAKGREIACLY; translated from the coding sequence ATGATCGGCCTTGTTTTGGCAGCCGGTGCCGGACGGCGTCTGCGCCCCTACACCGACACGCTCCCCAAGGCCCTCGTGCCCGTAGGCCCTGAACAGGACGGCGAGGCCACGACCGTCCTCGACATCGCCCTGAAGAACTTCGCGGAGATCGGGCTCACCGAGGTCGCCGTCGTCGTCGGCTACCGCAAGGAGGCCGTGTACGAGCGCCAGGCGGCCCTGGAGGCGAAGTACGGCCTCAAGCTCACCCTCGTCGACAACGACAAGGCCGAGGAGTGGAACAACGCCTACTCCCTGTGGTGCGCCCGTGACGTCCTGAAGAAGGGCGTCATCCTCGCCAACGGCGACACCGTCCACCCGGTGTCGGTCGAGCACTCCCTTCTCGCCGCCCGCGGCGACGGCCGGAAGATCATCCTCGCCCTCGACACGGTGAAGCAGCTCGCCGACGAGGAGATGAAGGTCATCACGGACGGCGACCAGGGCGTGCAGCGCATCACCAAGCTGATGGACCCGGCCGCCGCGACCGGCGAGTACATCGGCGTCACCCTCATCGAGCCCGAGGCGGGCGAGGAGCTGGCCGACGCGCTGAAGTCCACCTTCGAGCGCGACCCCGACCTCTACTACGAGGACGGCTACCAGGAGCTCGTCAACCGCGGCTTCCGGATCGACGTGGCTCCCATCGGCGACGTCCCGTGGGTCGAGATCGACAACCACGACGACCTCGCGAAGGGCCGTGAGATCGCGTGCCTGTACTGA
- a CDS encoding iron-containing alcohol dehydrogenase family protein gives MPVLTRLIPSPVVVDIRAGALDDLAGLLADQRISGSGKLAVAISGGSGQALRERLAPALPGADWFEVRDGTIDSAVQLADDVKGKRRYDAVVGLGGGKIIDVAKYAAARVGLPMAAVATNLAHDGLCSPISILDNDNGRGSYGVPSPIAMVIDLDVVRDAPVRFVRSGIGDAISNISAIADWELAHQVNGEQVDGLAAAMARTSGEAVLRHPGGVGDDEFLTVLAEALVLSGIAMSISGDSRPSSGACHEISHAFDLLYPKRAASHGEQVGLGAAFAMYLRGAHEESGLFADVLRRHGLPVLPDGIGFSADEFVRAVEYAPQTRPGRFTILEHLDLTTDQIRDAYADYAKTIRS, from the coding sequence GTGCCTGTACTGACCCGGCTGATCCCGTCCCCGGTCGTCGTCGACATCCGCGCGGGAGCCCTGGACGACCTGGCGGGCCTTCTGGCCGACCAGCGGATCTCCGGATCCGGCAAGCTGGCCGTCGCCATCAGCGGCGGCTCGGGGCAGGCACTGCGCGAGCGACTCGCGCCGGCGCTGCCCGGCGCCGACTGGTTTGAGGTCCGCGACGGGACCATCGACTCCGCCGTGCAGCTCGCCGACGACGTGAAGGGCAAGCGGCGCTACGACGCCGTGGTCGGTCTCGGCGGCGGCAAGATCATCGACGTGGCGAAGTACGCCGCGGCGCGCGTCGGTCTTCCGATGGCCGCAGTCGCGACGAACCTCGCGCACGACGGACTGTGCTCACCGATCTCCATCCTCGACAACGACAACGGCCGCGGTTCCTACGGTGTCCCGTCACCCATCGCGATGGTGATCGACCTCGACGTGGTCCGCGACGCTCCCGTACGGTTCGTCCGCTCCGGCATCGGCGACGCGATCTCCAACATTTCGGCGATCGCGGACTGGGAGCTGGCGCACCAGGTCAACGGCGAGCAGGTCGACGGGCTGGCCGCCGCCATGGCCCGCACCTCCGGCGAGGCCGTTCTGCGCCACCCCGGCGGCGTCGGCGACGACGAGTTCCTCACCGTGCTCGCCGAGGCGCTGGTGCTCTCCGGCATCGCCATGTCGATCAGCGGCGACAGCCGCCCCTCGTCCGGTGCCTGCCACGAGATCAGCCACGCCTTCGACCTGCTGTATCCGAAGCGGGCCGCCAGCCATGGCGAACAGGTCGGCCTGGGAGCCGCCTTCGCGATGTATCTGCGCGGCGCCCACGAGGAGTCGGGGCTCTTCGCGGACGTACTCCGCAGACACGGACTTCCCGTGCTGCCCGATGGCATCGGCTTCTCCGCGGACGAGTTCGTCCGAGCCGTGGAGTACGCGCCGCAGACCCGTCCGGGCCGTTTCACCATCCTCGAGCACCTTGACCTCACCACCGATCAGATCAGGGACGCGTACGCCGACTATGCCAAGACCATCCGTAGCTGA
- a CDS encoding CDP-alcohol phosphatidyltransferase family protein yields the protein MPRPSVAELRPVVHPAGVKDRRSGEHWGGRLYMREISLRITRLLVTTKVTPNQLTYVMTICGVLAAPALLVPGIWGAVLGVVAVQLYLLLDCVDGEVARWKKQFSLSGVYLDRVGAYLCDAAVLVGLGLRAADLWGPGQIDWLWAFLGTLAALGAILIKAETDLVGVARHQGGLPPVKDAAAEPRSSGMALARRAAGALKFHRLILGIEASLLILALAVVDQIRGDLFFTRLGVAVLAGIALLQTLLHLVSVLVSSRLR from the coding sequence ATGCCAAGACCATCCGTAGCTGAACTCCGCCCGGTCGTTCACCCGGCGGGAGTGAAGGACCGGCGCAGCGGAGAGCACTGGGGCGGACGCCTGTACATGCGCGAGATCTCGCTGCGCATCACCCGCCTCCTGGTCACCACGAAGGTCACGCCGAACCAGCTGACGTACGTGATGACCATCTGCGGCGTGCTCGCCGCCCCGGCGCTGCTGGTGCCGGGCATCTGGGGCGCCGTCCTCGGCGTCGTCGCCGTCCAGCTCTATCTGCTGCTGGACTGTGTCGACGGTGAGGTCGCCCGCTGGAAGAAGCAGTTCTCGCTCTCCGGGGTCTACCTGGACCGCGTCGGCGCCTATCTGTGCGACGCGGCGGTCCTCGTCGGTCTCGGCCTGCGCGCCGCCGACCTGTGGGGCCCGGGGCAGATCGACTGGCTCTGGGCGTTCCTCGGCACCCTCGCCGCACTCGGCGCGATCCTGATCAAGGCCGAGACCGACCTGGTCGGGGTCGCGCGCCACCAGGGCGGACTGCCTCCGGTCAAGGACGCCGCCGCCGAGCCGCGCTCCTCCGGTATGGCACTCGCCCGCCGGGCCGCCGGGGCGCTCAAGTTCCACCGGCTGATCCTCGGCATCGAGGCGTCGCTGCTCATCCTGGCGCTCGCCGTGGTGGACCAGATCCGCGGCGATCTGTTCTTCACCCGCCTCGGAGTCGCGGTCCTCGCCGGTATCGCGCTGCTCCAGACGCTGCTGCACCTGGTGTCCGTCCTCGTCTCCAGCAGGCTGAGGTGA
- a CDS encoding glycosyltransferase family 2 protein, which yields MGNRPDDLRALLDSVAKQDGDPIETVVVGNGAPVTGVEDFPFVRTVDLPENLGIPGGRNVGIEAFGPSGSGVDALLFLDDDGLLPGTDTAELVRQAFADDPKLGIVSFRIADPETGLTQRRHVPRLRASDPMRSSRVTTFLGGANAVRTQVLAEVGGLPDEFFYAHEETDLAWRALDAGWAIDYRADMVLFHPTMPPSRHAVYHRMVARNRVWLARRNLPAPLVPIYLGVWVLLTLARRPSVSALKAWMGGFKEGWRTPCGPRRPMKWRTVWRLTRLGRPPVI from the coding sequence ATGGGCAACCGTCCGGACGACCTGCGCGCGCTCCTCGACTCGGTCGCCAAGCAGGACGGCGACCCGATCGAGACCGTGGTCGTCGGCAACGGTGCCCCGGTGACGGGTGTCGAGGACTTCCCGTTCGTCCGGACCGTGGATCTGCCCGAGAACCTGGGCATCCCCGGCGGCCGCAACGTCGGCATCGAGGCCTTCGGGCCGTCCGGCTCCGGCGTCGACGCGCTGCTCTTCCTCGACGACGACGGTCTGCTCCCCGGCACCGACACCGCGGAGCTGGTGCGACAGGCCTTCGCCGACGATCCGAAGCTGGGCATCGTCAGCTTCCGCATCGCCGACCCGGAGACCGGCCTCACCCAGCGCCGCCACGTCCCGCGGCTGCGTGCCTCCGACCCGATGCGCTCCTCGCGGGTGACGACCTTCCTCGGCGGCGCCAACGCCGTACGCACACAGGTCCTCGCCGAGGTCGGCGGCCTGCCCGACGAGTTCTTCTACGCCCACGAGGAGACGGATCTCGCCTGGCGTGCCCTCGACGCCGGCTGGGCCATCGACTACCGCGCGGACATGGTGCTGTTCCACCCGACCATGCCCCCGTCGCGGCACGCGGTCTATCACCGGATGGTGGCCCGTAACCGGGTCTGGCTCGCCCGCCGGAATCTGCCCGCCCCGCTGGTGCCGATCTATCTCGGTGTCTGGGTGCTGCTCACCCTCGCCCGGCGCCCCTCGGTGTCCGCCCTCAAGGCATGGATGGGCGGCTTCAAGGAGGGCTGGCGGACCCCCTGCGGTCCCCGCCGGCCCATGAAGTGGCGTACGGTATGGCGGCTCACCCGACTGGGCCGACCTCCTGTCATCTGA
- a CDS encoding ABC transporter permease: MSDTTHDGAITMTAPPSADQGLSAADLAAKYGLSVSGARPGMAEYIRQLWGRRHFILAFSQAKLTAQYSQAKLGQLWQVVTPLLNAMVYYLIFGVILGTREGISNDVFIPFLVTGVFVFTFTQSSVMAGVRAISGNLGLVRALHFPRASLPISFALQQLQQLLFSMIVLFVIAVGFGSYPSLSWLLIIPALVLQFVFNTGLALVMARLGSKTPDLAQLMPFIMRTWMYASGVMYSIPIMLKDKPAWISDVLQLNPAAVYMDLIRFGLIDGYGSENLPPHVWMWAVGWAVLFGICGFVYFWKAEERYGRG; encoded by the coding sequence GTGAGTGACACAACCCACGACGGTGCGATCACGATGACCGCCCCGCCATCCGCCGACCAGGGCCTTTCCGCGGCGGACCTCGCCGCCAAGTACGGCCTGTCGGTCAGCGGTGCCCGGCCCGGGATGGCCGAGTACATCAGGCAGCTGTGGGGCCGACGCCACTTCATCCTGGCCTTCTCGCAGGCCAAGCTGACGGCCCAGTACAGCCAGGCGAAGCTCGGCCAGCTGTGGCAGGTCGTGACGCCCCTGCTGAACGCGATGGTCTACTACCTGATCTTCGGGGTCATCCTGGGGACCAGGGAGGGCATCTCCAACGACGTCTTCATCCCGTTCCTGGTCACGGGCGTCTTCGTCTTCACCTTCACCCAGAGCTCGGTGATGGCGGGTGTCCGGGCGATCTCCGGCAATCTCGGCCTGGTCCGCGCCCTGCACTTCCCCCGGGCGTCCCTGCCGATCTCCTTCGCCCTCCAGCAGCTCCAGCAGCTGCTCTTCTCGATGATCGTGCTGTTCGTGATCGCGGTGGGCTTCGGCAGCTACCCGAGTCTGTCCTGGCTGCTGATCATCCCGGCGCTGGTTCTGCAGTTCGTCTTCAACACCGGCCTGGCGCTCGTCATGGCCAGGCTCGGCAGCAAGACGCCCGACCTCGCCCAGCTGATGCCCTTCATCATGCGGACGTGGATGTACGCCTCGGGCGTCATGTACTCCATCCCGATCATGCTGAAGGACAAGCCGGCCTGGATCTCGGACGTCCTCCAGCTGAACCCCGCGGCGGTCTACATGGACCTCATCCGCTTCGGTCTGATCGACGGCTACGGCTCGGAGAACCTGCCGCCGCACGTCTGGATGTGGGCCGTGGGCTGGGCGGTCCTCTTCGGCATCTGTGGATTCGTGTACTTCTGGAAGGCTGAAGAACGGTACGGCCGTGGCTGA
- a CDS encoding ABC transporter ATP-binding protein, translating to MADKNLGRVPTVIADDVHIVYRVHGSSGGKGSATAALNRIIKRDKGESRGVRKVHAVRGVSFTAYRGEAIGLIGTNGSGKSTLLRAIAGLLPTEHGKVYTDGQPSLLGVNAALMGDLTGERNVILGGLAMGMSREEVRERYQDIVDFSGINEKGDFITLPMRTYSSGMGARLRFAIAAAKDHDVLMIDEALATGDRKFQIRSEQRIRELREHAGTVFLVSHSLGSIRDTCDRVLWLEKGELLMDGPTAEVLKAYEKETGR from the coding sequence GTGGCTGACAAGAACCTGGGGCGCGTCCCCACAGTGATCGCCGACGACGTGCACATCGTGTACCGCGTGCACGGCAGCTCGGGCGGCAAGGGCAGCGCCACCGCAGCCCTGAACAGGATCATCAAGCGCGACAAGGGCGAGTCCCGCGGTGTGCGCAAGGTCCACGCCGTACGGGGCGTCTCCTTCACCGCGTACCGCGGCGAGGCCATCGGCCTGATCGGCACCAACGGTTCCGGCAAGTCCACCCTGCTGCGGGCCATAGCCGGCCTGCTCCCCACCGAGCACGGCAAGGTCTACACCGACGGCCAGCCCTCGCTGCTCGGCGTGAACGCCGCGCTGATGGGCGACCTGACCGGTGAGCGCAATGTCATCCTCGGTGGCCTGGCCATGGGCATGTCGCGCGAGGAGGTCCGCGAGCGATACCAGGACATCGTCGACTTCTCCGGGATCAACGAGAAGGGCGACTTCATCACCCTGCCGATGCGCACCTACTCCTCGGGCATGGGCGCACGGCTCCGGTTCGCCATCGCGGCGGCCAAGGACCACGACGTCCTGATGATCGACGAGGCGCTGGCGACGGGCGACCGCAAGTTCCAGATCCGCTCCGAGCAGCGCATCCGGGAGCTCCGGGAGCACGCGGGCACGGTGTTCCTGGTCAGTCACAGCCTCGGCTCCATCAGGGACACCTGCGACCGCGTCCTGTGGCTGGAAAAGGGCGAGCTGCTGATGGACGGTCCCACCGCTGAGGTCCTCAAGGCGTACGAGAAGGAGACCGGCCGCTAG
- the hpnC gene encoding squalene synthase HpnC, with protein sequence MTGTRQTRVATSADSARATLDKAADENFPVAPFFLPRAWRDDLMAVYGFARLVDDIGDGDLAPGGADARHLGVDPADADDRLVMLDAFETDLRRVFTPDGDETPHHPLLRGLLPTVRRCSLDPGPFAGLIAANRQDQLVRRYKTYDELLAYCELSANPVGRLVLRITGTASPERVRRSDAVCTALQIVEHLQDVTEDLARDRIYLPADDMQRFGVTEADLAAPAGSASVRALIAYECERACRLLDEGIPLVGSVHGRLRLLLAGFVGGGRAALAAIAAAGHDVLPGPPRPARTRLLREVGAVLRRARREG encoded by the coding sequence ATGACCGGCACCCGGCAGACACGCGTGGCGACCTCGGCTGATTCCGCACGTGCCACCCTCGACAAGGCCGCGGACGAGAACTTTCCCGTGGCCCCCTTCTTCCTGCCACGCGCCTGGCGCGACGATCTGATGGCCGTGTACGGCTTCGCCCGTCTGGTCGACGACATCGGCGACGGCGACCTCGCCCCGGGCGGTGCGGACGCCCGCCATCTCGGCGTGGACCCGGCCGACGCCGACGACCGCCTCGTGATGCTGGACGCCTTCGAGACCGATCTGCGGCGCGTCTTCACCCCCGACGGCGACGAGACGCCGCACCACCCGCTGCTGCGGGGGCTGCTCCCCACCGTGCGGCGCTGCTCGCTCGACCCCGGGCCCTTCGCCGGGCTGATCGCCGCGAACCGTCAGGATCAGCTGGTGCGGCGGTACAAGACGTACGACGAACTCCTCGCCTACTGCGAGCTGTCCGCCAACCCCGTCGGCCGGCTCGTCCTCCGGATCACCGGTACGGCCAGTCCCGAGCGGGTGCGCCGGTCCGACGCCGTGTGCACCGCGCTCCAGATCGTCGAGCACCTCCAGGACGTGACCGAGGACCTCGCGCGCGACCGGATCTATCTGCCTGCCGACGACATGCAGCGGTTCGGGGTGACGGAGGCCGATCTGGCCGCGCCGGCCGGGAGTGCGTCGGTGCGTGCCCTGATCGCCTACGAGTGCGAGCGCGCCTGCCGGCTGCTGGACGAAGGCATTCCGCTGGTCGGCAGCGTCCACGGCCGGCTGCGGCTGCTGCTCGCCGGCTTCGTGGGCGGCGGGCGTGCCGCCCTCGCCGCGATCGCGGCCGCCGGTCACGACGTCCTGCCGGGACCGCCCAGACCTGCCAGGACAAGGCTGTTGCGCGAAGTCGGAGCAGTCCTGCGAAGAGCGCGTAGAGAGGGGTGA
- the hpnD gene encoding presqualene diphosphate synthase HpnD, whose protein sequence is MEGPTDVSPPVQAAYSYCEAVTGQQARNFAYGIRLLPTDKRQAMSALYAFSRRVDDIGDGTLAPEAKRDRLEVTRALLDRVRQGAIAEDDTDPVAVALADAAQRFPIPLDGLDELIDGVQMDVRGEAYETWDDLKVYCRCVAGAIGRLSLGVFGTQPGARGAERAPEYADTLGLALQLTNILRDVREDAANGRTYLPADDLAKFGCSAGFHSATPPAGSDFAGLVHFEVRRARALFAEGYRLLPMLDRRSGACVAAMAGIYRRLLDRIERDPEAVLRGRVSLPGREKAFVAVRGLSGLDARHITRQRGRA, encoded by the coding sequence ATGGAGGGACCGACCGACGTGTCGCCACCGGTGCAGGCCGCGTACAGCTACTGCGAGGCCGTCACCGGACAGCAGGCGCGTAACTTCGCCTACGGGATCAGGCTGCTGCCGACCGACAAGCGGCAGGCCATGTCCGCGCTGTACGCGTTCTCCCGCCGTGTCGACGACATCGGCGACGGCACGCTCGCGCCCGAGGCCAAGCGCGACCGCCTCGAAGTGACGCGGGCCCTGCTGGACCGCGTCCGGCAGGGTGCGATCGCCGAGGACGACACCGACCCGGTCGCCGTCGCTCTCGCGGACGCGGCACAGCGCTTCCCGATCCCGCTCGACGGGCTCGACGAGCTCATCGACGGTGTCCAGATGGACGTACGCGGCGAGGCCTACGAGACCTGGGACGACCTCAAGGTCTACTGCCGCTGCGTGGCGGGCGCGATCGGACGGCTCTCCCTCGGCGTGTTCGGTACTCAGCCCGGCGCACGCGGCGCCGAACGCGCTCCCGAGTACGCCGACACGCTGGGCCTCGCCCTCCAACTCACCAACATCCTCAGGGACGTTCGCGAGGACGCGGCCAACGGGCGCACCTACCTGCCCGCCGACGATCTCGCCAAGTTCGGCTGCTCCGCCGGATTCCACTCGGCGACCCCGCCGGCCGGCTCCGACTTCGCGGGCCTCGTCCACTTCGAAGTACGGCGCGCCCGGGCCCTCTTCGCCGAGGGCTACCGGCTGCTGCCCATGCTCGACCGGCGCAGCGGTGCCTGTGTCGCCGCCATGGCCGGCATCTACCGCCGCCTGCTCGACCGCATCGAGCGCGACCCCGAAGCGGTGCTGCGCGGCCGCGTCTCGCTCCCCGGCCGCGAGAAGGCGTTCGTGGCGGTGCGCGGTCTGTCGGGGCTCGACGCCCGGCACATCACCCGTCAGAGAGGGCGCGCCTGA
- the hpnE gene encoding hydroxysqualene dehydroxylase HpnE — protein MTDEDMRSRHAVVIGGGLAGITAALQLADAGVGVTLVEGRPRLGGLAFSFQRGALTVDNGQHVYLRCCTAYRWFLDRVDGAALAPLQDRLDVPVLDVARAGGPRLGRLRRTALPVPLHLAASLATYPHLSLAERASAGRAALALGRLDPADPALDGIDFATWLGRHGQSQRTIEALWDLVGVATLNATAPHASMGLAAMVFKTGLLSEPGAADIGWARVPLGDLHDTLARKALDSAGVRTELSTRVRAVSRADHGRWHVDIAGERLEADTVVLAVAQREAHDLLPEGAVEDPDRLLDIGTAPILNIHVVYDRKVLRRPFFTALGTPVQWVFDRTEASGLTEGQYLALSQSAAQDEIDTPVAELRARYLPELERLLPAARGAQVRDFFVTRERTATFAPSPGVGRLRPGARTRAPGLYLAGAWTATGWPATMEGAVRSGFSAAGAALSALGRSHEHPLKEAA, from the coding sequence ATGACGGACGAGGACATGCGTTCCCGGCACGCGGTGGTGATCGGCGGCGGACTGGCCGGTATCACCGCGGCGCTTCAGCTCGCCGACGCGGGCGTGGGCGTCACTCTCGTCGAAGGCCGCCCACGACTGGGCGGCCTCGCCTTCTCCTTCCAGCGCGGCGCCCTGACCGTCGACAACGGCCAGCACGTCTATCTGCGCTGCTGCACCGCCTACCGCTGGTTCCTCGACCGCGTCGACGGTGCCGCGCTGGCCCCGCTCCAGGACCGGCTGGACGTCCCCGTCCTGGACGTGGCCCGCGCCGGCGGACCCCGGCTCGGCCGGCTGCGCCGCACCGCGCTGCCCGTACCGCTGCACCTCGCCGCCAGCCTCGCCACCTATCCGCATCTCTCGCTCGCCGAGCGGGCGAGTGCGGGACGCGCCGCCCTCGCGCTCGGCAGGCTCGACCCGGCCGATCCCGCGCTGGACGGCATCGACTTCGCGACCTGGCTCGGGCGGCACGGCCAGTCGCAGCGCACCATCGAGGCGCTCTGGGACCTCGTGGGGGTCGCGACCCTGAACGCCACCGCGCCCCACGCCTCCATGGGGCTCGCCGCGATGGTCTTCAAGACCGGACTGCTCTCCGAGCCGGGTGCCGCGGACATCGGCTGGGCCCGGGTGCCGCTCGGTGACCTGCACGACACCCTCGCCCGCAAGGCCCTCGACTCCGCCGGTGTCCGCACCGAGCTGTCGACCCGGGTGCGCGCCGTATCCCGCGCGGACCACGGCCGGTGGCACGTCGACATCGCCGGCGAGCGGCTGGAGGCCGACACCGTCGTCCTCGCCGTGGCGCAGCGCGAGGCCCACGACCTGCTGCCCGAGGGCGCCGTCGAGGACCCCGACCGGCTGCTCGACATCGGCACCGCGCCGATCCTCAACATCCATGTCGTGTACGACCGCAAGGTGCTGCGCCGGCCGTTCTTCACCGCGCTGGGCACCCCGGTCCAGTGGGTGTTCGACCGTACGGAGGCATCGGGGCTCACGGAGGGTCAGTACCTGGCGCTGTCCCAGTCGGCCGCCCAGGACGAGATCGACACCCCGGTCGCCGAGCTGCGCGCACGCTATCTGCCGGAGCTGGAGCGGCTGTTGCCCGCCGCCCGCGGTGCGCAGGTGCGTGACTTCTTCGTCACCCGTGAGCGCACGGCGACCTTCGCACCCTCGCCGGGCGTCGGCAGGCTGCGCCCCGGTGCCCGAACCCGTGCGCCGGGGCTGTACCTTGCGGGCGCGTGGACCGCCACCGGCTGGCCCGCGACCATGGAGGGTGCCGTACGCAGCGGCTTCAGTGCCGCCGGCGCCGCGCTCTCCGCTCTCGGCCGCTCCCATGAACATCCGCTCAAGGAGGCGGCGTGA